A genomic stretch from Shewanella sediminis HAW-EB3 includes:
- a CDS encoding DUF3012 domain-containing protein, translating to MLSKNGTSLNASAKFISIALAGVFVAGLSGCAPEVGSEKWCKQMSEKDSGDWSANEAADYAKHCVFK from the coding sequence ATGCTTTCAAAAAATGGAACATCACTTAACGCCTCTGCAAAATTTATCTCTATCGCGCTGGCAGGCGTTTTCGTGGCTGGCTTAAGTGGTTGTGCACCAGAAGTCGGTAGCGAAAAGTGGTGTAAGCAGATGAGCGAAAAAGACTCAGGTGATTGGTCTGCGAACGAAGCGGCCGATTATGCTAAGCACTGCGTATTTAAATAA
- a CDS encoding STAS/SEC14 domain-containing protein codes for MLCKIPDIAEGVISLFASGRLSTSDYQQHLKPLIESYREQSGKVCLYIEADVLLEGWDSQSLKGSGEVQLPNFDGLVLVGGPDWFGDAVRLMGPFMQGEVAWYPLEEKALAKDWIATNLDK; via the coding sequence ATGTTATGCAAAATCCCAGATATTGCTGAAGGTGTTATCAGCCTTTTCGCTAGCGGGCGTTTGTCTACCTCTGATTATCAACAACACCTTAAGCCTTTGATTGAGAGCTACCGTGAACAATCGGGTAAGGTCTGTCTCTATATAGAGGCCGATGTGTTATTAGAGGGATGGGACTCACAGTCCCTGAAGGGAAGTGGTGAGGTTCAACTGCCTAACTTCGACGGTTTAGTTCTGGTGGGGGGGCCCGATTGGTTCGGTGACGCCGTTCGTCTGATGGGGCCGTTTATGCAAGGCGAAGTGGCCTGGTATCCATTAGAGGAAAAGGCGTTGGCAAAAGATTGGATTGCCACCAATTTAGATAAGTAA
- the arfB gene encoding alternative ribosome rescue aminoacyl-tRNA hydrolase ArfB, whose protein sequence is MIKISNSVSLQENEIEWQFIRSSGAGGQHINKVSTAAQIIFDIKASSLPDFYKQALLKKADHRITKSGKVIIKCQQSRSQDFNRQTALAQFIELIASVAITQKRRIATKPTKGSQRRRVDAKKQKGATKALRRSKSDY, encoded by the coding sequence ATGATAAAAATTTCGAACAGTGTCTCTCTTCAAGAAAATGAGATTGAATGGCAATTTATTCGCTCCAGTGGTGCGGGTGGTCAACATATTAATAAGGTTTCTACTGCGGCCCAAATCATCTTCGATATCAAGGCTTCATCTCTGCCGGATTTTTACAAGCAGGCACTCCTTAAGAAAGCGGATCATCGCATCACAAAAAGCGGCAAAGTTATCATTAAGTGTCAGCAGAGCCGTAGTCAAGACTTCAACCGTCAGACAGCGTTAGCCCAATTCATCGAGCTTATCGCCAGCGTGGCCATCACTCAGAAAAGACGCATAGCCACCAAACCCACAAAAGGCAGCCAACGTAGGCGTGTTGATGCAAAAAAACAGAAAGGCGCAACCAAGGCGTTAAGACGAAGTAAGTCAGATTATTAA
- the aroQ gene encoding type II 3-dehydroquinate dehydratase produces the protein MGGKAKILLVNGPNLNLLGRREPGHYGHHTLDQIVKELQDESTSSGVVLEHIQSNAEHELIDAIHATEAEFIIINPAAFTHTSVALRDAILGVSIPFIEVHLSNVHAREPFRHHSYFSDKAVGVICGLGAQGYQFALQSAISRLKAKSAEH, from the coding sequence ATGGGCGGCAAGGCAAAGATCTTACTGGTGAACGGACCGAACCTTAATCTACTAGGACGCAGAGAGCCCGGACATTATGGGCATCACACCTTAGATCAGATAGTCAAAGAGCTGCAAGATGAGTCGACAAGCTCAGGCGTTGTCCTCGAGCATATACAATCAAATGCAGAGCATGAGCTAATCGATGCCATTCACGCAACGGAAGCCGAATTCATCATCATTAATCCCGCCGCGTTTACTCACACGAGTGTCGCGCTAAGAGACGCCATTCTGGGTGTATCGATTCCCTTTATCGAAGTACATCTCTCTAATGTGCATGCACGGGAGCCTTTTCGTCACCACTCCTATTTCTCAGACAAAGCGGTCGGCGTGATCTGCGGTCTGGGCGCACAGGGTTATCAGTTTGCACTGCAATCGGCGATCAGCCGGCTCAAGGCTAAATCGGCAGAGCATTAA
- the accB gene encoding acetyl-CoA carboxylase biotin carboxyl carrier protein, protein MDIRKIKKLIELVQESGIAELEIKEGEESVRICRQSPASPFPNQPIYVPAGVQQATGEVSTNLAASSTSTASQTISSKSASSPNSSPSSTSNNADEFDEANTVISPMVGTFYLSPSPKAEPLCQVGQVVEQGAPVCIIEAMKMMNQIEAPRSGVIKAILVESGEAVEFDQALIIIEDE, encoded by the coding sequence ATGGATATTCGAAAAATAAAGAAGCTTATCGAGTTAGTGCAGGAGTCGGGGATTGCCGAACTCGAGATCAAGGAAGGCGAAGAGTCGGTAAGGATCTGCCGTCAGAGCCCGGCCTCCCCCTTTCCCAATCAACCTATCTATGTGCCCGCAGGTGTACAACAGGCGACCGGTGAAGTCAGTACTAACCTTGCTGCAAGTTCAACCTCAACAGCCTCTCAAACCATTTCATCAAAAAGCGCTTCATCACCGAACTCTTCGCCATCAAGCACAAGCAATAATGCAGATGAGTTTGATGAGGCCAACACCGTGATATCTCCTATGGTCGGCACCTTCTATCTGTCGCCGTCCCCCAAAGCCGAGCCACTTTGTCAGGTGGGACAAGTCGTAGAACAGGGCGCGCCAGTCTGTATCATTGAAGCGATGAAGATGATGAATCAAATTGAGGCGCCTCGCTCCGGAGTCATTAAAGCCATTCTGGTAGAGAGTGGTGAGGCCGTCGAATTCGATCAAGCCTTGATTATTATTGAAGATGAATAG
- the accC gene encoding acetyl-CoA carboxylase biotin carboxylase subunit yields the protein MKLPSERPINRVLIANRGEIALRIQRACAELGIETVAIHSTADRQQLHLEYASQTLCIGKAPALNSYLNITGIISAASLSKTDAIHPGYGFLSENADFAEQVESSGFVFIGPTPEVIRLMGDKISAIAAMKQAGVPTVPGSDGSLTDNHQHNKKLAEQIGYPVIIKATAGGGGRGMRVIKGEAELIQAIELTRAEALAAFANDSLYMEKYLETPRHIEIQVLSDGQGNAIHLGERDCSMQRKHQKVIEEAPALGIDEQTRHTIGELCAKACIEIGYRGVGTFEFLYEANRFYFIEMNTRIQVEHPITEMITDVDIIKAQLEIASGLPLKLKQEDVPLNGHAIECRINAEDPVNFVPSPGLITQFHAPGGIGVRWDSHLYQGYSVPPYYDSMIGKLITWGEDRATAIARMQLALNELKIEGIKTNIPLLKKILADEGFRQGGQSIHYLEKEILEPRN from the coding sequence ATGAAACTGCCAAGTGAGCGACCAATAAATCGCGTGCTTATCGCCAACCGAGGTGAGATAGCACTCAGAATACAGCGTGCCTGCGCCGAACTAGGCATAGAAACGGTGGCCATTCATTCAACGGCCGATCGCCAGCAACTACATCTGGAATATGCCAGCCAAACACTCTGTATTGGGAAAGCGCCGGCATTAAACAGTTATCTCAATATTACCGGTATTATTTCGGCGGCATCGCTTTCAAAAACAGATGCGATACATCCGGGGTACGGATTCCTGTCAGAAAATGCCGACTTTGCCGAACAAGTTGAAAGTAGCGGCTTTGTTTTCATCGGTCCAACCCCTGAAGTGATTCGTCTAATGGGTGACAAGATCTCAGCCATTGCGGCAATGAAGCAAGCCGGAGTGCCCACCGTTCCGGGCTCCGACGGAAGCTTAACCGACAATCATCAGCATAATAAAAAGCTTGCAGAGCAGATAGGTTACCCCGTAATCATAAAAGCCACCGCCGGTGGTGGTGGACGAGGCATGAGGGTCATAAAGGGGGAAGCTGAGCTCATTCAGGCTATCGAACTAACCCGGGCCGAGGCCTTGGCCGCATTTGCCAATGACTCGCTATATATGGAGAAGTATCTTGAAACGCCTCGCCATATTGAAATTCAGGTGCTGTCTGATGGCCAGGGAAACGCTATCCACTTAGGTGAGCGCGACTGCTCGATGCAGCGAAAACATCAAAAGGTCATCGAGGAGGCCCCTGCCCTAGGTATCGATGAGCAAACACGCCATACCATAGGTGAGCTCTGTGCTAAGGCCTGCATAGAGATAGGTTATCGCGGCGTTGGTACCTTCGAGTTTCTCTATGAAGCAAACCGGTTCTACTTTATTGAGATGAACACACGCATTCAGGTAGAGCATCCCATCACTGAGATGATCACCGATGTCGATATTATCAAGGCGCAGCTGGAAATTGCCTCAGGTTTACCTCTCAAACTTAAGCAGGAAGATGTCCCCCTCAACGGTCACGCCATCGAGTGCCGGATCAATGCAGAAGATCCCGTTAACTTTGTCCCCTCGCCAGGCCTCATTACTCAGTTTCACGCCCCCGGGGGAATTGGTGTTCGCTGGGACTCTCACCTCTATCAGGGTTACAGCGTCCCTCCCTATTATGATTCCATGATTGGAAAACTGATCACCTGGGGAGAGGACAGAGCGACCGCCATCGCACGCATGCAGTTGGCGCTCAATGAGCTAAAAATTGAGGGCATAAAAACCAATATCCCTCTGTTAAAGAAGATACTGGCTGATGAAGGCTTCAGGCAGGGCGGACAATCGATACATTATCTTGAGAAAGAGATCCTAGAACCTAGGAACTAG
- a CDS encoding HD domain-containing phosphohydrolase — MKSTVGKKTKQISIRFTVISIFILATMLTAAIAIGLQYYFSKSMASDSASKIYSLTAHHTSDFLTQVDEKAVNTAKLLSSLSNLINAENLDDDAKPVFADVMESNALFYAIYIGFPNGDYHGLINLEVSPGAREQFQASHADRWVYILVTGQGSARLREYFYLDDQLNLRAQRSESSDYYANERPWYGNAKVHEVYKSEPYLFHHLQAPGETYSIKIPGSEVVLAVDIALSSVSDYLQTQDLNDRGDAFSEIYLYKRSGELIASNQKEPEQYPIPKAQPLKLTSAQQQIVAEHSMIKVSNENDWAPIDFSKSGMPKGYSIDLLNLISDMTGVEFDYINGFTWPELVEGYKRGEIGMLNSLYRTADNESMGHFTDPFLKLPLVVVTRQGIGELTHIDELVGKTVAIPEGWFVIAAIKTHFPDIKVVELASTKAVLQAVADGDVFAGVDNGVILHYTAKQFFIENLAYHESVDFSLATNSGDLYFLLNDANKELVEIFNLAMANISQEQKAALRLKWFGNGNKVKQVKSMGGVPYPELIEIANNPSDYNQLLSRTIEGVKQFIYVTQVGSKGKEGDIFAVIVPEDTVLGPSLEKVTSSILITSICLLLVLPISWLFSAPIINPIKLLSAENEKIKHRKYKELHTVDTNIKEIKELADSMLDMSMSIQQYEESQKELMEAFIRLIAQAIDDKSPYTAGHCNRVPELGLMLADAAAESTSAPFKNFYFKSEDEHREFRIAAWLHDCGKITTPEYIVDKGTKLEAIYNRIHEVRMRFEVLWRDAEIEFFKQILQAPENEEALRCELVAKQSQLTEDFEFIASANVGGEFMDEKHIERLHQLANMTWVRHFDNRLGLSPVEELSYKEQLDSCDSLPVIEPLLSDRTEHIIKRISQVDFDPKFGIKMEIPEDQYNLGELYNLSISRGTLTAEDRFKINEHVTSTIKMLENLPFPPELARVPRYASTHHETLKGTGYPRKLSAEELSIPERILVVADIFEALTAADRPYKKAKPISVAVDILYKMALDNHLDMDLFKLFLSSGIYLEYANKFLDSKQIDEVDVAKYLS; from the coding sequence ATGAAATCGACTGTGGGTAAAAAAACTAAACAGATCTCTATTCGATTTACCGTTATTAGTATTTTTATTTTAGCGACTATGCTGACGGCTGCGATAGCGATCGGTTTGCAGTATTATTTCAGTAAATCCATGGCCAGTGACTCCGCCTCAAAAATTTATAGCCTCACCGCCCACCACACCAGCGACTTTCTGACTCAAGTCGATGAAAAAGCAGTCAATACCGCAAAACTCCTCTCCAGTCTCAGTAATCTTATCAATGCCGAAAATCTAGATGATGATGCCAAACCAGTGTTTGCCGATGTCATGGAGAGTAATGCGCTGTTCTATGCCATATATATCGGCTTTCCTAATGGTGATTATCATGGGTTGATTAATCTTGAGGTCAGTCCTGGCGCCAGAGAGCAGTTTCAAGCTTCCCATGCCGATAGGTGGGTATATATATTGGTAACGGGTCAAGGGAGTGCGCGGCTGCGGGAATACTTCTATCTGGATGACCAATTAAACCTAAGGGCCCAACGTTCAGAATCCAGTGATTATTATGCGAATGAGCGCCCCTGGTATGGGAATGCCAAGGTGCATGAGGTGTACAAATCTGAACCTTACCTATTTCATCACCTGCAGGCGCCGGGTGAAACTTACTCGATTAAGATTCCCGGATCTGAAGTTGTGTTAGCCGTCGATATCGCCCTCTCTTCGGTATCTGATTACCTGCAGACTCAAGACCTGAATGATCGCGGTGATGCCTTTAGCGAGATATACCTCTATAAGCGCAGCGGAGAGTTGATCGCATCGAATCAAAAGGAGCCGGAACAGTATCCCATTCCTAAGGCTCAACCACTGAAGCTCACTTCGGCGCAACAGCAGATCGTTGCCGAGCATTCGATGATTAAGGTGTCGAATGAGAACGACTGGGCCCCTATCGATTTTTCCAAGTCGGGGATGCCGAAAGGGTATAGCATAGATCTGTTAAACCTAATATCGGATATGACCGGAGTCGAGTTCGACTACATCAATGGGTTCACCTGGCCTGAGTTGGTTGAGGGGTATAAGCGGGGGGAGATTGGGATGCTCAACTCGCTCTATAGAACCGCTGATAATGAGAGCATGGGGCATTTTACCGACCCATTTTTGAAGCTGCCTTTAGTCGTCGTGACCCGGCAGGGTATCGGTGAACTGACCCATATCGATGAATTAGTGGGTAAGACAGTCGCAATACCTGAGGGCTGGTTCGTCATTGCGGCGATTAAGACTCATTTCCCCGACATTAAAGTGGTGGAGTTGGCCTCTACTAAAGCCGTATTACAAGCCGTTGCTGATGGTGATGTGTTTGCGGGGGTAGATAATGGGGTGATTTTACACTACACGGCGAAGCAGTTCTTTATTGAAAACCTTGCTTATCATGAATCGGTAGATTTTAGTTTGGCAACAAATTCCGGCGACCTCTATTTCCTACTCAACGATGCCAATAAGGAGTTGGTGGAGATTTTCAATCTCGCAATGGCGAATATATCACAGGAGCAAAAGGCTGCCTTGAGACTGAAATGGTTCGGCAATGGGAATAAGGTGAAGCAGGTAAAAAGTATGGGAGGCGTACCATATCCGGAGCTTATTGAAATAGCGAATAATCCAAGTGACTATAACCAGCTTTTATCCAGAACGATTGAGGGCGTTAAGCAGTTTATCTATGTGACACAGGTTGGCTCTAAGGGGAAAGAGGGGGATATTTTTGCCGTCATCGTTCCCGAAGATACAGTGTTAGGCCCCAGTCTGGAAAAGGTGACAAGCTCCATTCTTATCACCAGTATCTGTTTACTGCTGGTCTTGCCTATCTCATGGCTGTTCTCCGCTCCTATCATCAACCCGATTAAGCTGCTTTCGGCTGAAAATGAAAAGATAAAACATAGGAAATATAAAGAGCTTCATACGGTCGACACCAATATCAAAGAGATCAAAGAGCTGGCAGATTCAATGCTGGATATGTCGATGTCGATTCAGCAATATGAAGAGAGCCAAAAGGAGCTGATGGAGGCATTCATCCGTCTTATCGCTCAGGCGATCGATGATAAGTCTCCTTATACCGCAGGTCATTGTAATCGGGTTCCTGAGTTGGGATTAATGTTGGCCGATGCGGCGGCAGAATCGACTTCGGCTCCCTTCAAAAATTTCTATTTCAAATCTGAGGATGAGCACCGCGAGTTCAGGATTGCCGCCTGGCTGCACGACTGTGGCAAGATAACCACCCCGGAATATATTGTCGATAAAGGCACTAAGCTCGAAGCGATCTATAACCGGATCCATGAGGTGAGAATGCGCTTCGAAGTGCTCTGGCGCGATGCCGAGATAGAATTTTTTAAACAAATACTACAGGCTCCTGAAAATGAGGAGGCGTTGCGCTGTGAACTGGTCGCTAAGCAGAGTCAATTGACAGAAGATTTTGAGTTCATTGCCAGCGCGAACGTCGGTGGTGAGTTTATGGATGAGAAGCATATCGAACGTCTTCACCAGCTGGCTAATATGACCTGGGTGCGGCACTTTGATAATCGATTAGGGCTGTCACCAGTTGAGGAGCTAAGTTATAAAGAGCAGTTGGATAGCTGCGACTCACTGCCTGTGATTGAGCCGTTACTCAGCGATAGAACCGAACATATTATTAAGCGAATATCTCAAGTCGATTTCGATCCTAAGTTTGGTATCAAGATGGAGATCCCTGAAGATCAATACAATCTTGGCGAGCTCTATAACTTGTCCATCTCAAGAGGAACATTAACCGCTGAGGATAGGTTTAAAATTAATGAACATGTCACCAGTACGATAAAGATGCTGGAGAACCTGCCTTTTCCTCCTGAGCTGGCGAGAGTGCCACGATATGCATCGACCCACCATGAAACCTTGAAGGGAACCGGTTACCCGAGAAAGCTTAGCGCAGAAGAGTTATCCATTCCCGAGCGTATCTTGGTTGTCGCAGATATATTCGAAGCGCTCACTGCTGCAGACAGACCCTATAAGAAGGCCAAGCCTATCAGTGTTGCCGTGGACATTCTGTATAAGATGGCGCTCGATAATCACTTAGATATGGATCTGTTTAAACTCTTCCTCTCGAGTGGAATATACCTGGAATATGCCAACAAATTCCTCGATTCTAAACAGATAGACGAGGTCGATGTGGCTAAGTATTTAAGTTAA
- a CDS encoding YgjV family protein has protein sequence MEATNTIEIIGYSASVMVAISLMMKDIIWLRCLNFTGCTLFVIYGVYISAWPVAGMNAFVACINIYHLIKIYRTRSQPAVTA, from the coding sequence ATGGAAGCTACAAATACGATTGAAATTATTGGTTATTCTGCCTCAGTGATGGTGGCAATTTCACTAATGATGAAAGATATTATCTGGCTTAGATGTTTAAACTTTACCGGTTGCACCTTGTTTGTGATCTACGGTGTTTATATCTCTGCATGGCCAGTTGCCGGAATGAATGCATTCGTTGCCTGCATTAATATCTATCACTTAATTAAAATCTACCGTACAAGATCTCAGCCTGCTGTCACAGCCTGA
- the rraA gene encoding ribonuclease E activity regulator RraA has translation MEYNTSELCDTYIDVVDVVEPMFSNYGGCNSFGGSISTIKCFEDNGLIAEALQQDGEGKVLLVDGGGSLRRALLDASIAQLAVDNKWEGIIIYGSVRDVDALEDLDIGIQALASIPVGADENSVGELEIPVNFGGVTFLPLDHVYADNTGIILSPEPLDME, from the coding sequence ATGGAATACAACACCTCAGAACTTTGTGACACTTACATCGATGTGGTTGATGTTGTCGAACCTATGTTCAGCAATTATGGTGGTTGTAACTCTTTTGGTGGCTCAATTAGCACGATTAAATGCTTCGAAGATAACGGTCTTATTGCAGAAGCACTGCAGCAAGACGGTGAAGGCAAGGTTTTACTCGTCGATGGCGGCGGCTCTCTGAGACGTGCCCTGCTCGATGCCTCTATCGCTCAGTTAGCTGTGGATAATAAGTGGGAAGGCATTATCATCTATGGTTCGGTCAGAGATGTAGATGCACTGGAAGATCTCGATATCGGCATTCAGGCTCTGGCCTCGATTCCAGTTGGCGCCGATGAAAACTCTGTCGGTGAGCTGGAGATCCCGGTCAACTTTGGTGGTGTTACCTTCTTGCCTCTCGATCATGTCTATGCTGATAACACAGGTATCATCCTCTCTCCAGAACCGTTAGACATGGAGTAA
- a CDS encoding formimidoylglutamase — MQHLIPFTAQHCHKLVSLRGGETKLAQTVHTCLAKTSLADTLASAKSNQVRFAIIGIGEDIGPRANLGRGGATDAFESAMTQFLNLQSNRFLSGKECLVLGQIETKDLQLPEGAGAEALRKNVDRLDERVISLVSQVMAAGLEPIVIGGGHNNAYGLLMSAKLTHKKKVAAVNLDPHSDFRPREGRHSGNGFSYAAASGALGYYHVLGLHELKNSEETLDQLTTFGGHWHTLQSIWVRREIALESALKEIITKLNDSQMPVALELDLDAIINMPSSASTAAGIPLIDALYYVSSVARNTPCSYFHLAEAAPVCHVAGIAAGYRETGQSISELIYAYIQGRLQSQQIG; from the coding sequence ATGCAGCATCTCATCCCCTTTACAGCCCAGCATTGCCATAAACTCGTTTCACTCCGTGGCGGCGAAACTAAGCTGGCTCAAACGGTTCATACTTGTTTAGCTAAAACGAGTCTTGCAGACACATTAGCCAGCGCTAAGAGTAACCAAGTTCGTTTTGCAATTATCGGCATAGGTGAAGATATTGGCCCGCGCGCTAACTTAGGTCGTGGCGGCGCAACCGATGCATTCGAGTCGGCCATGACACAATTTCTCAATCTGCAGTCGAACCGATTCTTAAGTGGCAAAGAGTGTTTAGTATTGGGCCAGATAGAGACCAAAGATCTGCAGCTTCCCGAAGGAGCCGGCGCAGAGGCATTGAGAAAAAATGTAGACCGACTCGATGAGCGTGTTATCTCATTAGTAAGCCAGGTGATGGCTGCGGGCTTAGAGCCTATCGTTATCGGCGGAGGGCACAACAACGCCTATGGCTTATTGATGTCGGCCAAGTTAACCCATAAGAAAAAAGTCGCGGCTGTTAACTTAGATCCGCACTCTGATTTTCGCCCCAGAGAAGGACGTCACAGTGGCAACGGCTTCAGCTATGCCGCGGCCAGCGGGGCGCTTGGGTATTACCATGTCTTAGGCCTGCATGAGCTAAAAAATAGTGAAGAGACGCTGGATCAACTGACCACCTTCGGTGGGCACTGGCATACACTTCAGTCTATCTGGGTTCGACGAGAGATAGCGCTGGAATCAGCCTTAAAAGAAATTATAACTAAGCTAAATGATAGCCAGATGCCCGTCGCATTGGAGCTGGATCTCGATGCGATAATTAACATGCCAAGCAGCGCCTCGACTGCGGCAGGGATCCCCTTGATAGATGCCCTGTATTACGTCAGCTCCGTAGCCCGAAATACGCCGTGCAGTTATTTTCATTTAGCCGAAGCCGCACCAGTCTGTCATGTTGCAGGCATAGCCGCAGGTTACCGTGAAACGGGGCAAAGCATCAGCGAGCTGATCTACGCCTATATTCAGGGACGATTACAGTCTCAGCAAATAGGTTAG
- the ubiE gene encoding bifunctional demethylmenaquinone methyltransferase/2-methoxy-6-polyprenyl-1,4-benzoquinol methylase UbiE — protein sequence MSEGTQNSTHFGYKTVEAEQKADMVAGVFHSVAAKYDIMNDVMSFGIHRMWKRFTIESAGARPGMKVLDLAGGTGDLTAKFSHLVGDKGQVTLADINDSMLKVGREKLRDKGIVGNVNYVQANAEALPFPDNHFDIITIAFGLRNVTDKDSAIRSMLRVLKPGGKLLILEFSKPQHDVMRKIYDLYSFKILPKMGSLITQDAESYEYLAESIRMHPDQDTLKGMMVDAGFEQVEYTNMTDGIVALHKGYKF from the coding sequence ATGTCAGAGGGCACACAGAATAGTACCCATTTCGGTTACAAAACAGTTGAAGCAGAGCAGAAAGCCGATATGGTAGCTGGTGTCTTTCATTCTGTAGCAGCCAAATATGACATCATGAATGATGTCATGTCCTTTGGTATCCACCGCATGTGGAAACGCTTTACTATTGAAAGTGCCGGTGCTCGTCCAGGAATGAAAGTACTTGATTTAGCTGGTGGTACAGGTGATCTAACAGCAAAATTCTCTCATCTTGTTGGTGATAAGGGTCAGGTCACTCTTGCTGACATTAACGACTCTATGCTTAAAGTTGGTCGTGAAAAGTTAAGAGACAAGGGTATCGTCGGCAATGTGAACTATGTTCAGGCCAACGCAGAAGCACTACCGTTTCCTGACAACCATTTCGATATCATTACTATCGCCTTCGGCTTACGAAATGTCACAGATAAAGATTCGGCAATTCGTTCTATGCTACGCGTGCTTAAGCCGGGGGGAAAACTACTCATTCTTGAGTTTTCAAAGCCTCAACACGATGTCATGCGTAAAATTTATGATCTATACAGTTTTAAAATTTTGCCAAAGATGGGCTCACTCATCACTCAAGATGCCGAAAGCTATGAGTACCTGGCCGAGTCAATCCGCATGCACCCAGACCAAGATACCCTAAAAGGTATGATGGTTGATGCAGGTTTTGAGCAGGTTGAATACACCAATATGACAGATGGAATTGTTGCGCTACACAAAGGCTATAAATTCTAA
- a CDS encoding ubiquinone biosynthesis accessory factor UbiJ — MIREFALLLSAGLETALKQLVDQSPDEYAKLRSIHGKVLCIQLSQLSWPLYLVFAREIQVLGRYEGEVTTRVNADITTLYQLTEGANLTELIKEDKLSIEGDLNLLQTFSHFIQHVEFDFAEPISKYLGDAPTHLLTQGAKQTKSDIAKVFTKSRSHIGQLTTEEYKLAPHKIEFIHLSDRIEDLVADIDAMEKRINHLQDRAKAKT, encoded by the coding sequence ATGATACGTGAATTTGCACTATTACTTAGCGCTGGATTAGAAACGGCTCTTAAGCAGCTTGTAGACCAATCTCCTGATGAATACGCCAAATTGCGCTCCATTCACGGAAAAGTACTGTGCATTCAATTGAGCCAGCTCAGCTGGCCTCTTTATTTAGTTTTCGCCCGCGAAATTCAAGTTTTAGGCCGCTACGAAGGGGAAGTCACCACTCGCGTCAATGCCGATATCACAACACTATATCAGCTGACTGAAGGTGCTAACCTCACTGAGCTAATCAAAGAAGATAAGCTCAGTATCGAAGGTGATCTCAACCTACTTCAAACATTTAGCCATTTCATTCAACACGTTGAATTCGATTTCGCAGAGCCCATATCAAAATATCTGGGCGATGCCCCGACGCACCTGTTAACTCAAGGCGCTAAGCAAACTAAAAGTGATATTGCTAAAGTATTCACTAAGAGTCGCTCTCATATAGGTCAATTAACCACCGAAGAGTATAAGCTCGCTCCCCATAAAATCGAATTTATCCATTTAAGTGATAGAATCGAAGATCTTGTGGCAGATATCGATGCCATGGAGAAACGGATTAACCACTTACAAGACAGGGCTAAAGCTAAAACATGA